AAATATTTATGGTCATAATCCCAAAGATTTAAAATACAGGTTTCAACGTGTAGCTCCAATTCATGTATCACCACACAACCCAGATATAGTTTATCACGGATCTCAATATTTGCATAAAACGAGTAATGACGGACTCAATTGGGAAACTATTTCTCCTGATTTAACGGCTTTTGAAGCCGATAAACAAGTTATTTCTGGAAGTCCCATTACTAGAGACATTACAGGTGAAGAATATTACAGTACGTTATATTCTATTCGTGAATCGAAGCTAAAAGAAGGTGTCATATGGACAGGTTCAAATGACGGTGTAATTTCTGTTACTCAGGATGGAGGTAAAACATGGAAAAATGTTACCCCTAAAAAGATGCCAAAAGGTGGACGCGTAGAATCCGTTGAACCTTCTCAATTCAATCCTGCAAAGGCATATATAGCTGTTGATAGACATTTAATAGGTGATGCTAAACCTTATTTGTATAAAACAGACAATTATGGAAAAAGTTGGGAATTACTATCTACTGAAGCAAACGGTATTCCTACTGATTATACAACTCGTGTTTTAAGAGAGGATCCTTTACGGGAAGGTTTGTTGTATGCTGGAACAGAATTTGGGGTTTTTATTTCCTTCAACGATGGCCAAAAATGGATTAAATTTCAACAGAATTTACCAGTTACACCAATTACCGATATAAAGATTTTTAGAGGTGATTTAATTCTAAGTACTTTGGGGCGTGGCTTTTGGATTTTAGATAATGTTACCCCTTTAAGAGAACAAGCGATGAATACTTTAGCAGAAACTCTACATGTTTTTAAACCTGATAATACCATACGTTATCGTTATCCAAAAGTAAGTAGCAGAGCTTTTCCTAATTATCCAAGAACCAGTGTAATTATTGATTATTTTATTCCGAAAGGAAATAAAGACGGTGTGCAATTAGAGATTTTTAATGATAAAAATGAATCCGTAGTTACTATTGTAAATGATAAAAAACAACTTAAATCTGAAGTAAAGCTCGTGGAAGATATGAACTTAAGTCATACTTTTCGATATGTAGATACCAAACTAGAAGATAAACCAGGTTTAAATCGTTTTCATTGGGATCTTTCATCAAAGGGACCTTGGACAAAAAACGAAAAGAGAAGATATAAAAATGGTCCAATGGTCGCTCCTGGATCATATATGGTGAAACTAACGGTGGGAACGAAAACATTTACACAGCCTTTTGACATTGTAATGGACCCAAGAGTTGAAGAAACGGGTTTAACTAAAAATGATATTCAGACACAAATTAAAATGCAAAATAAAATAATTGACTTGTTATCTGAAGCAAATCAATTACAATCTAAATTAGAAAAAGAAGTTATCGCTGCGAAAGGAGAAAAATTAGATAAACTAAAGGCCATTTTAAAACAATTAAAGAATGATGAGGGTGCTTATCCTCAACAAATGTTAGTCTCTCAAATTTCGTATGTGTTATACATGATAAGTGGTGCTGACCAATTACCTGGACAAGAAGCTACAAATAGATATGAGGAGTTGAAGAAACAATTTAATACACTTAAAACAGAAGCTGGATACTAATGAATGATAATAACAACCATCGTAGGAAATTCATAAAAACGATTTCAACAGCCATGGCCGGCTTTGCTGTTGCTCCTGCTTTTGCCTCCACTAACTTAAAAAAAGGTAACCATAGTATCAGTGATCTATCTCCAGCAAATGATGATTCAGAAGCCTATTGGGAAAAAGTAAAACAAGAATTTATATTTGTTGATGGACTCAAATATTTCAATAATGCATCCTTAGGTTCTTCACCCGTTTTAGTACAACGAGCCACAAGAAATTTTAGAGAAACTTTAGATAGTTTTCCCTCTAAATATATGTGGGGTGGTTGGGACGAAGAAAAAGAAAAAACGCGTAAAGCCGTGGCTGACTTCTTTTCGGTTTCTAATGAGGAAATTGCCCTTATACATAATACCACAGAAGGCATGAATCTTATTGCCCGAAGTATGGACTTAAAAAAAGGAGATGAAGTTATTCTTATTGATCATGAACATACGAGTGGTACCATACCTTGGGAAGTATGGCAAGAAACAAAAGGTGTAAAATTAGTGAGGCCTAATGTGCCCATTCTTCCAAAAAATAAAGAAGAAATTATTGAAATTTATAAAAAAGCAATTACGTCAAAAACTAAGGTGATTTCAATGTGTCATATGGTTAATACGAATGGTATGATATTACCAGTAAAAGAAGTTTCTGAAATGGCTCATAAAAAGGGCATTCTAGTAGCTGTTGATGGGGCTCAAGCAGCGGGTATGTTTCGTATTGACTTACATGATTTGGGTTGCGATTTTTATACTGTAAGTTCTCATAAATGGTTGTTCTCACCAAAAGGCGTTGGTATTTTTTATTCAAAAAAAGAGAGTCAACAGTATCTAAAACCTTTAATGGTCTGTAAAGGATATAAGGATGAGACTATAAGACGTTTAGAGAATTACAATACACGTAACTTACCTGAAGTTTTAGGTTTAGGTGCGAGCATCAATTTTTTAAATGCCATTGGTTTAGAGAAAATCCATAACAGAACTTATGAACTAAAAAAGTACTTTAGAAACAAAGTAGCAGGGAATCCTAATTTAAAATTAAAAACCCCTGCTGACGATAACCTTTCCGCAGCCATTCAAGTAGTTGAAGTTATTGGTAAACCTGTTTCTCGTGTAAAAACGAGATTAATTGACCAATATGGTATTGATTGCCGTCCTATGAGCTCCTTTGGTTTAAATGCAGTACGTCTCTCTTTTGCTATTTACATCACCAAAAAAGATATTGATTATTTGGTAAGTGCTTTAGAAAGTATATAGCAATGAACTTAATAACATACTTTTTTTTTTGAAAAGCAACCACATTTCTGACTTATATATTCTAAAAATTAAATACAAATTAAACACACTTCTTGAAATTTATTTGGCAACATATGTTGGAATATTACACCCCATTCCTTGCCAAGGAAATTTTCCTGCGGGCAATGCTTCATCAATAGTTATTAATGGGAGAAAAATTTCAGCATCCATAGCTACTGCACCACCTTGTACATTTAACCCTAGCATGCTTCTTAATTGATTGGCCCCTGAATTTGATACCGTAACAGCTGCATCAACTTCAGCTCTACTAATTTCTTTTCTATTTCCATAGATGTTTGCCCATCGTTCTGCCACTGAAATTTTAATCATCATGCTCTGGTTGCCATCGCTATTCGGATCTATATGCATGGCTTCATCCAAAATATCGGCTACTGCCATTTTATCATTTATCTCTTTATAATCATATTTTCCATTTCCTGTAAATAGATTATTTATCATAGTAAGTTTGGCCCCTTTATTATATATACCACCCATATGTCCAAAACCTAGAGTATTATTTTCAACTGTTGCTATTAAATTTTGATCAAAAGCAAGAGCGTCTCCTCCGTAAGAGGCTATTGCATCATGTTTCCAAGAAAAAAGACTAGTGTTATGTTTAATTTTGAAAACCGGAAGTTTAGTAGCATCTGTTCCCATGTATCCCGTTCTAGCATGAATACCATATCCTGTATTATTGATCGTAAAGTTGTTTTGAATAACTCCCTTACCACCTTCAAAAACTCTTACAGATATGGCACCTTCAGTAGGTGCAGTATTCATTACAACACAATTTAAAACCGCAATATTTGTATATTTACTTCCAACGATTACAATGCCTCCTGATTCTGGTGATGGATTTTTTCCAGTTTTCGGATTCGCCATTCTACGTATTGCTAAATTTTTATCGGTATGATATCTATTTCTCGGGCCATTATCTATGATAATACCATCTACAATAATTTCTGACCCCATAGATTTTTGACCATTACTTTCTCGTTGTTGGTCTGTTCTTATATAAATTCTAGGAGTAGTCAGTTTCATATACTCGTTGGTGCCCGTAAAAATGCTTTTATGTTCACCCCAAGGATCTCTTTTAGAGAATGTAGCATTGTAACCTCCATAGATTTTCACAGGAACATTTATTTCGTCAGAGCCTCTGGCACCTTTACTCAAGTAAACGCCTTCAGCAATATGAATGCGGTCGTTAGCTTTTAAATGATGTAAAATATTTCCTAAATCTTTTGCAGGACGTTCTTTTGTTCCTAATTGACCTGAGCCTGTATTTTTACTTACGTACCAGTCTCTTCCTTCATTAGAGAAAACTTGAGATGTATTTTGCGAAAAGGTAACGTTAAACACAGTGAATAGCGTAATAATTAATAAAATTTGATTTTTCATTTGTATAAGTTTATAGGTTAACAAGAGTAACTAACAACGACAACCAAAATATGGCTCAACCATATTCTAGATTTATAAAAGTATTGTGATGTTGTCTATTTATAATTGCAATATACCCTACAATTATGTTGGTAGTATCTAAGAATTCAGTGACAATAAAAAAGTCTATGAATTCATATAGGTTTTAGATATTGGTTAAAAAGTTATTTGTTGAGTTCATATTCAAGAGCAACACGTACTAAACCAGCAGTGTTTCTAGTTCCTGTTTTAATCAACATATTTCTTCGATGGGTTTCAACTGTACCAAAACCGATAAAGAGTTTTTCGGCAATTTCGTGGGTAGTATGTTCATCAAGAATCAGTTTTAATACATCTTTTTCTCGATTAGATAATTTTGGAAAAAGACTACTGGTATTCGGTTTCTTCTTTGAATTCCCCATTTTGTTTAACACAATTTCGTTAGAGGCCTTATCCAAATACATTTTACCTTTAGAAACGGTTTTTATAGACTCTACAAGTTCAGCTTTTCCTGCATTTTTTAAAACATAACCTTTTGCACCATTGCCAAGCATCATTTTGATCAAACTACTCTCTTTATGCATTGTAAT
The nucleotide sequence above comes from Aureibaculum algae. Encoded proteins:
- a CDS encoding response regulator transcription factor, which encodes MINVFIIDDHQMVIEGFKLLLQNESEIEVIGHALNAEDAIEKLPSIHPDVILLDINMPGMNGIDACKEIVKILPTVNIIAITMHKESSLIKMMLGNGAKGYVLKNAGKAELVESIKTVSKGKMYLDKASNEIVLNKMGNSKKKPNTSSLFPKLSNREKDVLKLILDEHTTHEIAEKLFIGFGTVETHRRNMLIKTGTRNTAGLVRVALEYELNK
- a CDS encoding aminotransferase class V-fold PLP-dependent enzyme — protein: MNDNNNHRRKFIKTISTAMAGFAVAPAFASTNLKKGNHSISDLSPANDDSEAYWEKVKQEFIFVDGLKYFNNASLGSSPVLVQRATRNFRETLDSFPSKYMWGGWDEEKEKTRKAVADFFSVSNEEIALIHNTTEGMNLIARSMDLKKGDEVILIDHEHTSGTIPWEVWQETKGVKLVRPNVPILPKNKEEIIEIYKKAITSKTKVISMCHMVNTNGMILPVKEVSEMAHKKGILVAVDGAQAAGMFRIDLHDLGCDFYTVSSHKWLFSPKGVGIFYSKKESQQYLKPLMVCKGYKDETIRRLENYNTRNLPEVLGLGASINFLNAIGLEKIHNRTYELKKYFRNKVAGNPNLKLKTPADDNLSAAIQVVEVIGKPVSRVKTRLIDQYGIDCRPMSSFGLNAVRLSFAIYITKKDIDYLVSALESI
- a CDS encoding WD40/YVTN/BNR-like repeat-containing protein, producing MQNRFHFLFFFLLILPLSLTAQDFNSLEYRTVGPERGGRVTTVTGTAHFPGTFYLGASGGGVWKTEDYGISWNNISDGFFNTPSIGAIEVATNDPNIIYVGTGSDGLRSNVISGKGVYKSIDAGKTWEHIGLKDTGQIGAIEIDPTDNNTVWVAAIGNAFGANTERGIYKTTNGGKDWDKVLYISDKVGFSDLELLPGNPNIVYAAAWKAERKPWTIISGGKANEGGIYKSINGGKDWVKLEDGLPKDLIGKIDLAVSPVESSILYAIIEAPEKEGGLYKSENQGKSFTHISNNKGLVNRPFYYINVELDPTNPDIVYSNANPLLKSIDGGKSWERMSVPHGDNHDIWINPNNPNLLIQCNDGGANVSHNGGKTWSTQFNQPTAELYQVEVDDQYPYWLYAGMQDNSSTIAVPSFPPSGIQNPGTGWIINTGGCETGPGVPKPGNHNIVYANCKGRFSVFDKRTGTEKSYYVGASNIYGHNPKDLKYRFQRVAPIHVSPHNPDIVYHGSQYLHKTSNDGLNWETISPDLTAFEADKQVISGSPITRDITGEEYYSTLYSIRESKLKEGVIWTGSNDGVISVTQDGGKTWKNVTPKKMPKGGRVESVEPSQFNPAKAYIAVDRHLIGDAKPYLYKTDNYGKSWELLSTEANGIPTDYTTRVLREDPLREGLLYAGTEFGVFISFNDGQKWIKFQQNLPVTPITDIKIFRGDLILSTLGRGFWILDNVTPLREQAMNTLAETLHVFKPDNTIRYRYPKVSSRAFPNYPRTSVIIDYFIPKGNKDGVQLEIFNDKNESVVTIVNDKKQLKSEVKLVEDMNLSHTFRYVDTKLEDKPGLNRFHWDLSSKGPWTKNEKRRYKNGPMVAPGSYMVKLTVGTKTFTQPFDIVMDPRVEETGLTKNDIQTQIKMQNKIIDLLSEANQLQSKLEKEVIAAKGEKLDKLKAILKQLKNDEGAYPQQMLVSQISYVLYMISGADQLPGQEATNRYEELKKQFNTLKTEAGY